The sequence CGGCGAGGCCTGCGAGCATGGGGCGGTAGTCCTGGCTCGCCAGTGCGCGCAGCACGAGCGCGCCGAGCGCGAAGGCGAGCAGCCCGGCGCCGAGCGGCAGCCCCCATGCGTCGCGCAGCCAGGCGCTGGCGCCGAGCGAGCCCAAGATCCCGAGATAGGCCGCCACGCACAAAGGGCACTTCGGGAGCAGCACCAGCGCGATGGCCGGTAAGAGCGGGAGGTGCTGGCCGGCGCGCCTGGCCAGCGTGGAGGCGCCGGACGAGCGCGGCGAAGGGGCAGCGCGCCCGCAGGTGCACCCCGGGGGCGAGGAATCCGTGAGGCTCGGTGTCTCCTTGATCGCCATCGTGGGTCTCCCGGTGGTGCTTCGCGGATGGTCCGGCGTCGCGGGGCGGCCTTCCGGTGCGAGTCGAGCGCGAGGGCTTCGCCGTGCGCTGCGGCGCGTCCCGCAAAGCGCAAAGAACGTGCTCAGACGCCCTCGACCTTCGAGGTCCTGCTCGACAGCCCCGAAGCCGCCCTGGGGCCGCGCCGGAGTTCGTTTGTCTCACGTGTGCCGTCGTGAGAGCGCAGCCCCCCAGACTCCTCAGGTCCTTGGGAATGCCTCGGGGATGGATGGCGTGCCCAGAGCGCCAAGGCGGCTCCCCATCAGGACCGAAACGGCGTTGAACACGCCTTTCTGGAAGAGCAGGATGTTCAGAGAGCCGCCGTACGCGAAGTGCCCGAGCTCGTCGCCCTTCTTGACCGGGACCGGCTCGCCTCCGACCGGGACCAGGGTCGACCGGTTGTTGACGAGCGACGGGTACATCGCGCTGATCGTGTTCAGGCCGACCGGGATGACGGCGATGTACCCGTGCTTTTCGGTCTTGATGACGAAGTAGGAGCGATGAAAGTCCTCGAAGATGCTGAAGTCCGTCGTGCTCTCGCCGACGTTGAAGATGGTGTTGAACCAGTGATCCCCGTCCATGATGCCATTGTAGATTCCAGGCACCTCCACCCCCTCGACGATCCGGCCGGAGGCAGGAGCGTGGTAGCGATGGTAGTTGGGGGGCATGAGGACGCAGGAGACGGCCGTGCCGCCCTCGAACTTCGCTGCGTACTTCGACCCGTTCAGGAGCTGCGTGATGTTGAGCTGACGTGACTTCACGTCGAGCTTCTTCGTGAGCGTGAGGTCCGAGAGGATGAAGTTGATCTCCGAGTCGGCGGACGCCACGAGCACCGAACCGTCGTCAGGCGCCGCGATGGGCCGGGGATTCCTCGCGGGGTTGAGCCTGCGCGTGAAGAACTCGTTGAAGGACTTGAAGCCACCCTCGGGGACGATGAAGTCCTCGATGTGAGTCCCGGGATCCTTCAGCCAGGCCTCGATGAACTTGAGCGACTCCGGAGAGTCCATGAACCGCCCCCGCTCCTTGATGAATTTGACGGTCCAGTTGAAGATCTCGGTCGTGTACTCGTCGCTCGTCGTGCGGCTCTTGAACGTGTTCAGGAAGGCGAACGCGGACTTGTTGTCGAGGTAGAAGTAGGTGAAAGGTACGATCTTCCCCAGGCCTCCCGTGGGCTCGGGCAGAAAGGTGAACCACTGCTCGAAGTAGCGCACGAAGTACTCGGCGGTCGCTCCGACCCACGGGTTCTTCGAGCCGTCCTCCACGAAGGGCTTCACGTGCGCGACGGCCTCGTTGAACGCGGCCTCGACCACGGGGTTGGCCATGAGGCGCTTGAGCTCGTCGATCAATTGACGCATCGCGGGCGTGAGCGGAATCTGCTGATTGGTCTGCTGGATCGCCATGGCTGGCTCCTTGGGAACGTTATCGAGGTTGGACTCAGTGTTTGCGACTGGAGCGATGGAGATACCCCCCGGGGAAGACCGCCTTCTGCGGCTGTCCGGTCTTGATCGTGGGAGGGCGGATCGTCCCCGGCGCGAGGAGGGCGAAGTACCCCTGAGCGTCAGCCAGCGACAGCGACGACATCGGCACGTCCGGGGTGAAGAGCTCGCAACCCCCCTTGCTGGCGTTATAAGCGATGCAAGCCTTCGCCTCGCACTGGTGTCTACAGTAGTCGAGGCACTTGTCGGTCGAGGGGTCGATCAAGGAGTCGGTCAAGGACGCACACACCTGCCCGGAGCCTGGTACGGGCGTGGCGCTGGCCTTGCTCGACGAGACCCTCAACCCTTGGAGGTCGGCATACGGCGGCTGGAGCGTATCCGGTGCCACACCCGGCTTGCCGTTGCCGAAGTCGAGAAGGAAGCTGAAATCAGTCCCGAACGCGGTCTGCGCGACGCCGTGGCATCCCTTGCAGCCTCCCATGTCGTACGTTGTTTTGTTGTACACGGTGTTGTCGCAGTTCCCGAACGTGTTGCCGCCGAAGCCTGGGCCGCTGAAGTTGTTGAGGAACGGGTCCGTCTCGACGAACAGATTGGCCATGTAGTAATTGGCATTATCCTGCAGGCACTTGGCCGCGCTGCCGTCCTGCGCGCTGATGCAGGCCAGCCCTGCGGCC comes from Sorangium aterium and encodes:
- a CDS encoding phosphatidylserine decarboxylase produces the protein MAIQQTNQQIPLTPAMRQLIDELKRLMANPVVEAAFNEAVAHVKPFVEDGSKNPWVGATAEYFVRYFEQWFTFLPEPTGGLGKIVPFTYFYLDNKSAFAFLNTFKSRTTSDEYTTEIFNWTVKFIKERGRFMDSPESLKFIEAWLKDPGTHIEDFIVPEGGFKSFNEFFTRRLNPARNPRPIAAPDDGSVLVASADSEINFILSDLTLTKKLDVKSRQLNITQLLNGSKYAAKFEGGTAVSCVLMPPNYHRYHAPASGRIVEGVEVPGIYNGIMDGDHWFNTIFNVGESTTDFSIFEDFHRSYFVIKTEKHGYIAVIPVGLNTISAMYPSLVNNRSTLVPVGGEPVPVKKGDELGHFAYGGSLNILLFQKGVFNAVSVLMGSRLGALGTPSIPEAFPRT